The following proteins come from a genomic window of Megalops cyprinoides isolate fMegCyp1 chromosome 6, fMegCyp1.pri, whole genome shotgun sequence:
- the LOC118778799 gene encoding oxysterol-binding protein-related protein 2-like, whose product MNGEEEFYDAVTGLESDESCEGTSEASFKDALVYDGAEDSGSPLQENGMKKRRTTLPAPMFSRSNFSVWGILKKCIGLELSKITMPIEFNEPLSFLQRISEYMEHTYLIHKACSLSDSMERMQAVAAFAVSAVASQWDRTGKPFNPLLGETYELIREAEGYRLISEQVSHHPPISAFHAEGPNQDFVFHGSIYPKLKFWGKSVEAEPKGTITLELRKHKEAYTWTNPFCCVHNIILGKLWIEQYGTVEIINHSTGDKCVLNFKPCGMFGKELHRVEGYIQDKSKRKHCVIYGKWTECVWSVDPQAYEAHKKVEKKGGADPKKHKQEESGVLENDDADDMPEVQETVAVIPNSTLLWRIAARPAHSPQMYNFTSFAMALNELEPGMEAVLAPTDCRLRPDIRAMENGDIDTASREKERLEEKQRAARKERAKDEEDWSTRWFQSGTNPYTGSQDWIYTGGYFDRNYTDCPDIY is encoded by the exons ATGAACGGCGAAGAGGAGTTCTACGACGCCGTCACAG GCTTAGAGTCGGATGAGTCGTGTGAAGGCACATCCGAGGCCAGCTTTAAAGATGCCCTGGTGTATGACGGCGCGGAGGACAGCGGCTCGCCGCTGCAGGAGAACGGAATGAAGAAACGCAG GACCACCTTACCTGCACCCATGTTTTCCCGGAGTAACTTCAGTGTGTGGGGGATTCTGAAGAAATGCATAGGACTG GAACTGTCAAAGATCACAATGCCAATCGAGTTTAATGAGCCACTGAGCTTCCTGCAGAGGATCTCTGAGTATATGGAGCACACTTACCTCATTCACAaggcctgctctctgtctgactccATGGAAAGGATGCAG gctgtagctgcttttgctgtgtctgcagtggcGTCTCAGTGGGACAGAACTGGCAAACCCTTCAATCCCCTGCTGGGTGAAACCTATGAGCTTatcag GGAGGCTGAAGGATACCGTTTGATATCGGAGCAGGTCAgccaccacccccccatcaGCGCCTTCCATGCCGAGGGTCCGAACCAGGACTTTGTGTTCCACGGCTCCATCTACCCCAAACTCAAGTTCTGGGGCAAGAGTGTGGAGGCGGAGCCCAAAGGAACCATCACGCTAGAACTGCGAAA GCACAAAGAAGCCTACACCTGGACAAACCCCTTCTGCTGTGtacataatattattttagGTAAACTATGGATTGAGCAATATGGAACAGTAGAGATCATCAATCACAG CACGGGAGATAAATGTGTGCTGAACTTCAAGCCCTGTGGGATGTTTGGGAAGGAGCTGCACAGAGTGGAGGGCTACATCCAGGACAAAAG TAAGAGGAAGCACTGTGTGATCTACGGGAAGTGGACTGAGTGCGTGTGGAGTGTGGACCCCCAGGCATACGAGGCCCACAAGAAGGTTGAGAAGAAAGGGGGCGCCGACCCCAAGAAACACAAGCAG GAGGAGAGCGGGGTGCTGGAGAACGACGATGCTGATGACATGCCCGAGGTGCAGGAGACTGTGGCAGTGATCCCCAACAGCACCTTACTGTGGAGGATAGCAGCACGACCTGCACACTCCCCGCAG ATGTACAATTTCACCAGCTTTGCCATGGCTCTGAATGAGTTGGAGCCAGGGATGGAGGCGGTTCTGGCCCCCACAGATTGCCGCCTGCGCCCTGATATCCGTGCTATGGAGAACGGTGACATAG acaCAGCCAGTAGAGAGAAGGAAAGATTGGAGGAGAAACAACGAGCAGCGCGGAAAGAACGTGCAAAAGACGAGGAAGACTGGTCTACCAG GTGGTTCCAGTCAGGTACAAACCCATACACAGGCTCCCAGGACTGGATCTACACAGGGGGTTACTTTGACAGGAACTACACTGACTGTCCTGATATCTACTGA